The Methylomonas montana DNA window CTCGATCTCGGGTTCCGACTTCGTGGAAATGTTCGTCGGCGTCGGCGCCTCCAGGGTGCGGGACATGTTCGTACAAGCTAAAAAACGTGCGCCCTGCATTATCTTCATCGACGAAATCGACGCGGTCGGCCGCCAACGCAGCGCCGGCAATATCGGTGGCGGCGAAGAACGTGAACAAACCCTCAACCAACTGTTGGTGGAAATGGACGGCTTTAGCGGCAACGAAGGTATCATCGTCATCGCCGCGACCAACCGTGTCGATGTGCTGGACAAAGCCTTGCTAAGGCCGGGCCGCTTCGATCGCCAAGTCCAAGTCGGCTTGCCGGATATCAAGGGTCGCGAGCAAATTCTTAAGGTTCACGCCGCCAGAGTGCCATTGGCCGACGACGTCAACATCAACGATCTGGCGCGCGGTACGCCCGGTTTCTCCGGCGCCGAACTGGCCAATCTGATTAACGAAGGCGCTTTGTTCGCCGCCCGCAACAACCAGCGGGAAGTGACGATGCATGACCTGGACAACGCCCGCGATAAAACCATCATGGGTGCCGAGAAACGTACCATGATCATGAGTCGTGACGATCTGTTAATGACCGCTTACCACGAAGCCGGCCACGCCATCGTCGGCCGCTTGATGCCCGAGCATGACCCGGTTTACAAAGTCAGTATCATGCCGCGCGGCGGGGCGTTGGGCATTACCATGTTTCTGCCGGAACGCGACCAATACAGCGCCAGTAAGGACAAGCTGGAGGGCCAAATTTCCAGCCTGTTCGGTGGCCGGATTGCCGAGGCCTTGATTTACGGTAAGAATAAAGTCACCACCGGCGCGTCCAACGATATTCAGCGCGCTACTCAGTTGGCCCGCAATATGGTGACCAAATGGGGTTTATCCGATCGTCTGGGACCCATCGATTGTGGCGACAACGACGGCGGATTCTTGGGGTCAAGCAAACCGATGTCGGAACAAATGGCGCGTCTGGTCGATCATGAAATAAGACAAACTTTGGCGGATAACTATCGCCGCGCCGAAGCCATTCTTAGAACGCATCTGGATATTCTGCACAACATGGCGCAAGCCTTGCTGGACTGGGAAACCCTGGATAAATATCAGATCGATGAGTTGATGCAAGGCCGGATGATAGCGCCACCAAAGGCTGTCGAGCCCGCAAAAAGGAACAGTGATAATGGCAAGTTACATAAGCCAGCAGCTGAAAATACACCTCCGCTTGGCAAAATACCGGCGTTGTCCTAGCCTCAAAACCAGTCCGAAAATGATTGATCAAAAACGGCGACCGCATTGCCGAACTCTTTCTTACATGCCCCGAATAAATGGTAAAGTTCGGGGCTAAAGAATTCGATCGATCCAGGCAGGGCGATGATCAGGAGGCTAGAATAATGCGATTCCACAACCCAATAGAAGTTTGAACAAATTTTTTTTAAATTTAGCGGCATGGCTATGCTTGGCGAGACGCTGTCACAGCGGGTCGCTTGCCGTATTGATACTCTTGACCGCCTGTGCAGCGCCGAACAAGGCTCAGCTTGAAGAAGCTTACCCGGCAATGCCCGCTCAGCGGGTTGTTGCTTGGCCTGATGATCATGCTAAAAATAGCTCGCAAGCGCTCCTTACATCCAGTTCGCCAGCAGAAGAGAACGCGGTCGATACCAAGCACACCTACGATCTGCCGGCCTTGGTCGATTTGGCCTTGCACACTCATCCGGAAACCCGGATTAGTTGGGAGGAAGCAAAAGCTGCCGCCGCTCGGTTGGAAAGAAATCGCAGCACCTGGTATCCGAAGCTTACCGCAATGGCTTTCGGCCAACATTTTACAACCAGCTTTCCCATCCCCGGCAGTGCGTTGGTAAGCAACGGTTACGCCGCTTTCGCCAGTCTGGATTTGGCATGGACTTTATTCGATTTCGGACGCCGGGAAGCGTTGGTCGATGCCGGTACAGAGCGGTTAAGCGCGGCTAATTTTGCCTTCGACCGCAAACATCAGGAAATTGCTTATCGGGTGGCCAGCAGTTTTTTTGTCTATCAGGCTGCCTTGGCCAAGGTGACGGCGGCGCAGCAAACCTTTGAGTCGGCGAAGACCAACGCTGACTCGGTTCAAGCCAAGCTGAAACAAGGCCTGGCAACCAAGCCCGACTGGTTGCTGGCGATTCAAGAGCAGGCAAAATCCAGTTATGACCTGCAAGATGCGCGCGGCTCAGTCACTCAGACGAGGGCCGATCTGACGGCGAGCCTGGGTATTTCGCCGGCTTACAGCTTGCAACTGGTCGACCTTAGCAAGCTACCGCTGCCCGTCGGACTGGCGCAATCGGTGGAAAACATCGTCGATCAGGCTTTGGCGCAACGTCCCGACTTGATGGCACGCCTTGCGGAATTACGTGCTCGTGAAGCGGACGTGAAGAAGGCCAGGGCCGAGTTCTGGCCCAAAGTTTCGCTGCGTGGCATGGTGGGTAATCAATACTGGGGCAATGTGCATACCAATCCATCGGGCGGTGAGAGTTATTCGGCCAGCGATCTAGTCGATACGGCCATGTTGAATGTGGAGTGGACCTTGTTCGACGGCTTTGAACGCAGCAATGCCGTGCGTGAAGCGGAGGCCAAAAGATCGGCATCCCAAGCCCAACTTGAGGCCTTGCGCCTGGAAATCATGCGCGACATTTGGAAAGCCTATGCCGACACCAAAACCGCTCTGGAAAAACGCGAGTTTGCCTTGGCTCTTTTGAAAGCCGCCGAAGAATCCTATGCCGCCACCCAAGAATCGTACACGCATGGCTTTTCGACAGTGATAGAACTGTTGTCGGCGCAAAAAGATCTGGCGCGTGCCCGTTATACCGAAATCGATAGTCGAGCGACTTTATTGCGATCCGCGGCAACCCTGGTTTATGTTTCAGGCGAGCAGGGACAGACCGATATGGATAGAGAAACATTGGGCGATAAGCTCCAATAGCACAGGAGCATTGAAGTCGGTTTTCGGCGCGGCAGGACGGCGGGAGCAAATCTGCTTAACGTCGGGTTTTTATCGAGAATAACGCCAGGAACCGCT harbors:
- the ftsH gene encoding ATP-dependent zinc metalloprotease FtsH; translated protein: MKKLLVALFIMAGIAIVMFAVFNPTLPAYNAQNDISYSDFIKDVRSKSVAEVVIDGRSIDGRRHNGTRFATYNPGDARIIDDLLEYDVKIKVERPETQSTLLQLFYSWAPTLLLIGVLVYFMRKQQLGAGAQNGFGKSRAKLMTEDQVKVRFKDVAGAEEAKQDVAEMVDFLKDPGKYEALGGKIPRGVLMVGPPGTGKTLLARAIAGEAGVPFFSISGSDFVEMFVGVGASRVRDMFVQAKKRAPCIIFIDEIDAVGRQRSAGNIGGGEEREQTLNQLLVEMDGFSGNEGIIVIAATNRVDVLDKALLRPGRFDRQVQVGLPDIKGREQILKVHAARVPLADDVNINDLARGTPGFSGAELANLINEGALFAARNNQREVTMHDLDNARDKTIMGAEKRTMIMSRDDLLMTAYHEAGHAIVGRLMPEHDPVYKVSIMPRGGALGITMFLPERDQYSASKDKLEGQISSLFGGRIAEALIYGKNKVTTGASNDIQRATQLARNMVTKWGLSDRLGPIDCGDNDGGFLGSSKPMSEQMARLVDHEIRQTLADNYRRAEAILRTHLDILHNMAQALLDWETLDKYQIDELMQGRMIAPPKAVEPAKRNSDNGKLHKPAAENTPPLGKIPALS
- a CDS encoding TolC family protein; the protein is MTACAAPNKAQLEEAYPAMPAQRVVAWPDDHAKNSSQALLTSSSPAEENAVDTKHTYDLPALVDLALHTHPETRISWEEAKAAAARLERNRSTWYPKLTAMAFGQHFTTSFPIPGSALVSNGYAAFASLDLAWTLFDFGRREALVDAGTERLSAANFAFDRKHQEIAYRVASSFFVYQAALAKVTAAQQTFESAKTNADSVQAKLKQGLATKPDWLLAIQEQAKSSYDLQDARGSVTQTRADLTASLGISPAYSLQLVDLSKLPLPVGLAQSVENIVDQALAQRPDLMARLAELRAREADVKKARAEFWPKVSLRGMVGNQYWGNVHTNPSGGESYSASDLVDTAMLNVEWTLFDGFERSNAVREAEAKRSASQAQLEALRLEIMRDIWKAYADTKTALEKREFALALLKAAEESYAATQESYTHGFSTVIELLSAQKDLARARYTEIDSRATLLRSAATLVYVSGEQGQTDMDRETLGDKLQ